One window from the genome of Streptomyces sp. NBC_00708 encodes:
- a CDS encoding exonuclease SbcC, whose amino-acid sequence MISVSGDFELSTGELRAVARYAAEAAQGVLTMFEDAHPGDDRPRAAIDAAWEFVDGAPRTRLQRVASMNAHRAAKDAATEAARLAAQAAGDAASAAYLHPIAKAHQVAHILRAAANAARIAEIEDPGAGDRALEGARERATPVLIDVLRRYPPAPNGRSRTAQLMTALDTALRGGVDPARLA is encoded by the coding sequence ATGATCAGCGTGAGCGGGGACTTCGAGCTCTCTACGGGCGAGTTGCGAGCTGTGGCGCGGTACGCCGCCGAGGCGGCGCAGGGCGTTCTGACGATGTTCGAGGACGCCCATCCCGGTGATGACCGGCCGCGTGCCGCGATCGACGCCGCGTGGGAGTTCGTCGACGGCGCGCCCCGGACCAGGCTTCAGCGCGTCGCCTCGATGAACGCGCACCGCGCGGCGAAGGACGCGGCCACCGAAGCCGCAAGGCTCGCAGCACAGGCGGCCGGCGACGCCGCATCCGCCGCCTACCTGCACCCGATCGCGAAGGCCCACCAGGTCGCCCACATCCTGCGCGCGGCGGCCAACGCGGCCCGCATCGCGGAGATCGAGGACCCCGGAGCGGGGGACCGGGCACTCGAAGGGGCCCGCGAACGAGCCACCCCCGTCCTGATCGACGTCCTCCGCCGCTACCCTCCCGCCCCCAACGGCAGGAGCCGCACCGCACAGCTCATGACAGCGCTGGACACTGCGCTGCGAGGCGGAGTGGATCCAGCGCGCCTTGCGTGA
- a CDS encoding AAC(3) family N-acetyltransferase, whose product MPQFHDRLPTLMGALPTAVLADPDRLHELGAHILLLGVGHNRNSFLHYAESLIANHRRKLRRFPYVVDGERVWVEVPDVGDDNGRHFPGVGAEAEEAGLVRVRVIGAAECRLMESRPFIEFAARRLRERLAGEGRGVTGGEAEA is encoded by the coding sequence GTGCCGCAGTTCCACGACCGGCTGCCCACCCTCATGGGCGCGCTGCCCACCGCCGTGCTCGCCGACCCCGACCGGCTGCACGAACTCGGCGCCCATATCCTCCTGCTGGGCGTGGGCCACAACCGCAACTCCTTCCTGCACTACGCCGAGTCCCTGATAGCCAACCACCGCCGCAAGCTGCGCCGCTTCCCGTACGTCGTCGACGGCGAACGGGTCTGGGTGGAAGTGCCGGACGTGGGCGACGACAACGGCCGGCACTTCCCGGGCGTCGGAGCGGAGGCGGAGGAAGCGGGACTGGTACGCGTCCGTGTGATCGGTGCCGCCGAGTGCCGCCTGATGGAGAGCCGCCCCTTCATCGAGTTCGCCGCCCGACGGCTCCGGGAGCGGTTGGCGGGGGAGGGACGCGGCGTCACCGGGGGCGAAGCGGAGGCGTAG
- a CDS encoding lamin tail domain-containing protein produces the protein MTASTFRPRRPRALARFLVAAPLLAAGALTGMPAAHAAPADDVRINEVVTTGGVNDSVELYNKGTASVDVSGWVLKDDDKDHAYKIASGTTLAPGGFRAFDVSGAFGLGSADEARLYLADGKTQVDGFSWSKHSDPSWSRCADGTGAFKQAASVTLGAANACGGGGGGDTTTPVAWPGGGAVATADGSNVFGEDLSGLYQDGGVLWAAQNSGKLWRLVRDGAGWKPDTANGWSSGKTLRFPGGSGSPDSEGVTATSGGIFVASERNGDASGTSRLSVLRYDVSGSGSSLTATKEWNLTSDLPSTGSNLGLEAITWVPDASLTGAGFKDASTGAAYDPAHYAAHSGGVFFVGVEGTGTVYGYVLADSGSYTRVASFSSGMSGVMELQWEPQASRLWAVCDDTCDGQHRTLKVDAMGAFATVAAYNRPSGMPNYNNEGFALSGADECVAGSKPVYWSDDANDGGHALRRGSVSC, from the coding sequence GTGACCGCATCGACCTTCCGCCCACGGCGGCCCCGCGCTCTCGCCCGCTTCCTCGTCGCCGCGCCGCTGCTGGCCGCCGGTGCGCTGACCGGGATGCCGGCGGCGCACGCGGCCCCGGCCGACGACGTGCGTATCAACGAGGTGGTGACCACCGGCGGCGTCAACGACTCCGTGGAGCTGTACAACAAGGGCACGGCCTCGGTCGACGTCTCGGGGTGGGTGCTGAAGGACGACGACAAGGACCACGCGTACAAGATCGCCTCCGGGACGACGCTGGCGCCCGGCGGGTTCCGGGCGTTCGACGTGAGCGGCGCGTTCGGGCTCGGCTCGGCGGACGAGGCGCGGCTGTACCTCGCGGACGGCAAGACGCAGGTGGACGGCTTCTCCTGGAGCAAGCACTCCGACCCGTCCTGGTCGCGCTGCGCCGACGGCACCGGTGCGTTCAAGCAGGCGGCCTCGGTGACGCTGGGCGCGGCGAACGCCTGCGGCGGCGGGGGCGGCGGGGACACCACGACGCCCGTGGCGTGGCCCGGGGGCGGCGCGGTCGCCACGGCGGACGGCTCCAACGTGTTCGGCGAGGACCTGAGCGGCCTGTACCAGGACGGCGGTGTGCTGTGGGCGGCGCAGAACAGCGGCAAGCTGTGGCGCCTGGTCCGGGACGGCGCCGGCTGGAAGCCGGACACCGCGAACGGCTGGTCCTCCGGCAAGACCCTCCGCTTCCCCGGCGGCTCCGGCAGCCCGGACAGCGAGGGCGTCACCGCGACGAGCGGCGGGATCTTCGTCGCCAGCGAGCGCAACGGGGACGCCTCGGGCACGAGCCGCCTGTCCGTGCTGCGGTACGACGTGAGCGGTTCGGGCTCGTCGCTGACGGCCACCAAGGAGTGGAACCTCACCTCGGACCTCCCGTCGACCGGCTCCAACCTGGGCCTCGAAGCGATCACCTGGGTCCCGGACGCGTCGCTGACGGGCGCCGGCTTCAAGGACGCGTCGACGGGCGCGGCGTACGATCCGGCGCACTACGCCGCCCACAGCGGCGGGGTCTTCTTCGTCGGCGTCGAGGGCACCGGCACGGTGTACGGCTACGTCCTGGCCGACTCCGGTTCGTACACCCGGGTCGCCTCCTTCAGCAGCGGCATGTCCGGCGTGATGGAGCTCCAGTGGGAGCCCCAGGCGTCCCGCCTCTGGGCGGTCTGCGACGACACCTGTGACGGGCAGCACCGCACGTTGAAGGTCGACGCGATGGGCGCGTTCGCCACGGTCGCCGCGTACAACCGCCCGTCCGGCATGCCGAATTACAACAACGAGGGCTTCGCGCTGTCCGGCGCGGACGAGTGCGTGGCGGGGTCGAAGCCGGTGTACTGGTCGGACGACGCGAACGACGGCGGGCACGCGTTGCGGCGGGGCAGCGTGAGCTGCTGA
- a CDS encoding LacI family transcriptional regulator yields the protein MSTPTVYDVAERAGVSIATVSRVYRNPDSVRGETRERVLASARELGYVPSGSARGLASRSTGVLGLCYPDFHDAEADSATASDPGEVTLYSDEVIRGMERAARRHGYALLIASSHADEAGARLTEVAGRVDGLAVLAQAVPDEVLDMVARRVPVVVLAGEPYDGLDHVKVANFDGQLQITRHLLSAHRLRRLAFVGGPADSPDGEARFLGYQAAHLEAGLPLPAEPDLRGDLTQAAGRQAVEALFGASAKGPRPQGLVFANDQMAVGALHALQERGIDVPGDIAVTGFDGIPLSRLVRPTLTTVLQPMGRLGVEAVELLVARLAERDRAPEARLLPVAAVLRESCGCPAGTGA from the coding sequence ATGAGTACTCCGACGGTGTACGACGTTGCCGAGCGGGCGGGGGTCTCCATCGCGACGGTGTCGCGGGTGTACCGCAACCCGGATTCGGTGCGCGGGGAGACCCGCGAACGCGTACTGGCCAGCGCACGCGAACTCGGGTACGTGCCCAGCGGCAGCGCACGCGGACTCGCCAGCCGCAGCACCGGCGTACTCGGCCTGTGCTACCCGGACTTCCACGACGCGGAGGCCGACAGCGCGACCGCGTCCGACCCCGGCGAGGTGACCCTCTACTCCGACGAGGTCATACGGGGCATGGAGCGGGCCGCGAGGCGCCACGGCTACGCGCTGCTCATCGCCTCCTCGCACGCCGACGAGGCCGGCGCCCGGCTCACCGAGGTCGCGGGCCGGGTCGACGGGCTCGCCGTGCTCGCCCAGGCCGTGCCGGACGAGGTCCTGGACATGGTGGCGAGGCGGGTGCCCGTCGTGGTGCTCGCGGGGGAGCCGTACGACGGTCTGGATCATGTGAAGGTGGCCAACTTCGACGGCCAGTTGCAGATCACCAGGCACCTGCTCAGCGCCCACCGGCTGCGCCGGCTCGCCTTCGTCGGCGGGCCCGCGGACTCCCCGGACGGCGAGGCCCGGTTCCTCGGATACCAGGCCGCGCACCTCGAAGCCGGCCTCCCGCTCCCCGCCGAACCCGACCTGCGGGGCGACCTCACCCAGGCCGCCGGGCGCCAGGCGGTGGAGGCCCTTTTCGGGGCGTCCGCGAAGGGGCCGCGGCCCCAGGGTCTGGTGTTCGCCAACGACCAGATGGCCGTGGGTGCGCTGCACGCCCTGCAGGAGCGGGGCATCGACGTGCCCGGCGACATCGCCGTGACCGGGTTCGACGGCATCCCCCTCAGCCGCCTGGTCCGGCCGACGCTCACCACGGTCCTGCAGCCCATGGGGCGGCTCGGCGTGGAGGCGGTCGAACTGCTCGTGGCGCGGCTCGCCGAGCGCGACAGAGCGCCGGAAGCGAGACTTCTGCCCGTCGCGGCGGTCCTGCGCGAGAGCTGCGGCTGCCCGGCGGGCACGGGGGCGTAG
- a CDS encoding extracellular solute-binding protein produces the protein MARPAKTVTGISVAVAAALSLTACGGGSGAQQSADAKQTLTVWGMGEEAKRLAEVAKDFEKDNPNVTVKVTPIGWDVVGQKMTAAAAAGKLPDMAQMGSTMMGQYIALDVLEPVNTKTFKKSDFFPATWNSNVVDGTAYGVPWYADVRGLYYRTDLAKKAGVDKAPVTWADHHALAEAYKKNGAQYGTALQPGNTGAWQSWLQFLYSEGGSLTDADGKSALGSPEAVKAFETWGSYFKDGLAKKNFVPGADVAKTFAKGEEPTFMSGPWMVQNLNEQQPQLKGKWKTAPLPAGPKGSVSWVGGASLVTFKDSEHKAAAEKFTQYLTTPETQAAWYGATKSLPANKAAYDRPEIKDSAEADSLKVFRGALDTGKEIPALEKWNEIAAAIEGTLEKIAQGGDPATEAKKLQATTEGLISR, from the coding sequence ATGGCACGCCCCGCCAAGACCGTCACAGGCATCTCCGTCGCAGTGGCCGCCGCGCTGTCCCTCACCGCCTGCGGCGGCGGCAGTGGCGCGCAGCAGTCCGCCGACGCCAAGCAGACCCTGACCGTCTGGGGCATGGGCGAGGAGGCCAAGCGGCTGGCCGAGGTCGCCAAGGACTTCGAGAAGGACAACCCGAACGTCACCGTCAAGGTGACCCCCATCGGCTGGGACGTCGTCGGCCAGAAGATGACCGCCGCCGCCGCTGCCGGGAAGCTCCCCGACATGGCGCAGATGGGCTCCACGATGATGGGGCAGTACATCGCGCTCGACGTGCTGGAGCCGGTGAACACCAAGACCTTCAAGAAGTCGGACTTCTTCCCCGCCACCTGGAACAGCAACGTGGTGGACGGCACCGCCTACGGCGTCCCGTGGTACGCCGACGTACGCGGCCTCTACTACCGCACCGACCTCGCGAAGAAGGCGGGCGTCGACAAGGCCCCGGTCACCTGGGCGGACCACCACGCGCTGGCGGAGGCGTACAAGAAGAACGGCGCCCAGTACGGCACCGCCCTCCAGCCCGGCAACACCGGCGCCTGGCAGAGCTGGCTCCAGTTCCTGTACTCCGAGGGCGGCAGCCTCACCGACGCCGACGGCAAGTCCGCGCTCGGCTCCCCGGAGGCCGTGAAGGCGTTCGAGACGTGGGGCAGCTACTTCAAGGACGGGCTGGCCAAGAAGAACTTCGTGCCCGGCGCCGACGTGGCCAAGACCTTCGCCAAGGGCGAGGAGCCGACGTTCATGTCCGGCCCCTGGATGGTCCAGAACCTCAACGAGCAGCAGCCGCAGCTCAAGGGCAAGTGGAAGACCGCCCCGCTCCCCGCGGGCCCGAAGGGGTCCGTCTCCTGGGTCGGCGGCGCCTCGCTGGTGACCTTCAAGGACAGCGAGCACAAGGCCGCCGCCGAGAAGTTCACCCAGTACCTGACCACCCCCGAGACGCAGGCCGCCTGGTACGGGGCGACCAAGTCGCTGCCCGCCAACAAGGCCGCCTACGACCGGCCGGAGATCAAGGACAGCGCCGAGGCCGACAGCCTGAAGGTCTTCCGCGGCGCCCTGGACACCGGCAAGGAGATCCCGGCCCTGGAGAAGTGGAACGAGATCGCCGCGGCCATCGAGGGCACCCTGGAGAAGATCGCGCAGGGCGGTGACCCTGCCACCGAGGCCAAGAAGCTCCAGGCGACCACGGAGGGGCTGATCTCCCGGTGA